A window of the Narcine bancroftii isolate sNarBan1 chromosome 4, sNarBan1.hap1, whole genome shotgun sequence genome harbors these coding sequences:
- the LOC138760273 gene encoding E3 ubiquitin-protein ligase TRIM65-like isoform X3, with product MDIQEELCCSICQSLFRCPVTIQCGHSFCSDCLRVYWGPQSSCSCPICRHHFPTAPTLTKNVTLSRICELLARGKDGGSAPSHCPSHGSGLEFFCWQEGVLVCSQCAREGHQGHRITQLEQATQEAQESMWREQRWLEKRLAVVEEAVAAQAQKKDSLRASVRMTRMEVERALDEVMGVTLGMQGFLDQTSRRLEQETAKEKSRLECIADHLRERLQDVRSLFTQDRVKLVQGWQKLGTFPDYQLPPDNQIDVSAALRDLPRVITDLAEQMQERLQILSQHISIPSEGASPEKSSPADHHRIQTPGADDQPAPQPLHTSESTPTGTFQPDSSVDTTTHVDKWAMDTPVDRGGADATKLTFDLSTASVQLRIAENGRAATNSWPEKQPYCDGPDRFQRLPQVLARPELGGRHYWELSFSGGTVMVGLAHNSLDRRSRGQACMLGRNANSWCLELSSGTATPWHQGQPGPTIQASCSHLGLFLDLPQQSLAFYGLAHGLVLLHRCFGPFPSTLLPAFYISKGATIHIRLPG from the exons ATGGATATCCAGGAGGAGCTGTGTTGCTCCATCTGCCAGAGCCTGTTTCGTTGCCCTGTGACCATCCAGTGTGGCCACAGTTTCTGCTCCGACTGTCTGCGAGTGTATTGGGGCCCCCAGTCCAGCTGCAGCTGCCCGATCTGCCGGCACCACTTTCCCACCGCCCCCACCCTGACCAAGAATGTGACTCTGAGCCGCATCTGTGAGCTGCTGGCCAGAGGGAAGGATGGAGGGTCTGCcccctctcactgcccctcccacggCTCTGGCCTGGAATTCTTCTGCTGGCAAGAGGGAGTTCTAGTGTGTAGTCAGTGTGCCAGGGAGGGGCACCAGGGGCATCGCATCACCCAGCTGGAGCAGGCGACTCAGGAGGCACAG GAGTCCATGTGGAGGGAGCAGCGGTGGCTGGAGAAGCGACTGGCAGTGGTGGAAGAGGCCGTGGCTGCACAGGCCCAGAAGAAGGACTCCCTGCGG GCCTCGGTGAGGATGACGAGGATGGAGGTGGAGCGGGCTCTGGACGAGGTGATGGGGGTGACGTTGGGGATGCAGGGGTTCCTGGACCAGACGAGCCGCCGGTTGGAGCAGGAGACAGCCAAGGAGAAGTCCCGTCTGGAGTGCATCGCTGACCATCTGCGGGAGCGTCTACAGGATGTCCGGTCCCTGTTCACTCAGGACAGGGTCAAGCTGGTGCAG GGCTGGCAGAAGCTGGGGACGTTCCCAGACTATCAGCTACCTCCAGACAACCAGATAGATGTCTCAGCTGCCTTGAGGGACCTGCCACGGGTGATAACTGACCTCGCAGAGCAAATGCAGGAGCGATTGCAGATCCTCAGTCAGCACATATCTATCCCATCTGAGGGAGCCAGTCCAGAGAAGAGCAGCCCAGCAG ATCATCATCGGATACAGACGCCAGGAGCAGACGACCAGCCAGCTCCACAACCTCTCCACACATCAGAAAGCACTCCTACCGGAACCTTCCAGCCTGACAGCAGCGTGGACACCACCACGCATGTGGATAAATGGGCCATGGACACACCTGTTGACAGAGGTGGAGCAG ATGCCACGAAGCTGACCTTCGACCTGAGCACAGCCTCGGTACAGCTACGGATTGCAGAGAATGGCCGCGCTGCCACAAACTCTTGGCCAGAGAAGCAGCCATACTGTGATGGGCCTGACCGGTTCCAGCGCCTTCCCCAGGTGCTGGCGAGGCCAGAGCTGGGAGGCCGCCATTACTGGGAGTTGTCCTTCAGCGGGGGCACTGTAATGGTGGGCCTCGCTCACAACTCCCTGGACCGCAGGAGCCGGGGTCAGGCCTGCATGCTGGGCCGCAATGCCAACTCCTGGTGCCTGGAGCTGTCCTCTGGCACTGCCACCCCCTGGCACCAAGGCCAGCCAGGGCCTACAATTCAGGCCTCCTGCTCCCACCTTGGCCTCTTCCTCGACCTGCCACAGCAATCCCTTGCCTTCTACGGCCTGGCTCACGGCCTGGTTCTGCTCCATCGCTGCTTCGGCcccttcccttccaccctgctccccgCCTTTTACATCAGCAAGGGGGCTACCATTCACATTCGGTTGCCAGGGTAG
- the LOC138760273 gene encoding E3 ubiquitin-protein ligase TRIM65-like isoform X1 — MDIQEELCCSICQSLFRCPVTIQCGHSFCSDCLRVYWGPQSSCSCPICRHHFPTAPTLTKNVTLSRICELLARGKDGGSAPSHCPSHGSGLEFFCWQEGVLVCSQCAREGHQGHRITQLEQATQEAQESMWREQRWLEKRLAVVEEAVAAQAQKKDSLRASVRMTRMEVERALDEVMGVTLGMQGFLDQTSRRLEQETAKEKSRLECIADHLRERLQDVRSLFTQDRVKLVQGWQKLGTFPDYQLPPDNQIDVSAALRDLPRVITDLAEQMQERLQILSQHISIPSEGASPEKSSPADHHRIQTPGADDQPAPQPLHTSESTPTGTFQPDSSVDTTTHVDKWAMDTPVDRGGAAAIFPMSMSESTVEPQPFTKPETIEQLLQYATKLTFDLSTASVQLRIAENGRAATNSWPEKQPYCDGPDRFQRLPQVLARPELGGRHYWELSFSGGTVMVGLAHNSLDRRSRGQACMLGRNANSWCLELSSGTATPWHQGQPGPTIQASCSHLGLFLDLPQQSLAFYGLAHGLVLLHRCFGPFPSTLLPAFYISKGATIHIRLPG, encoded by the exons ATGGATATCCAGGAGGAGCTGTGTTGCTCCATCTGCCAGAGCCTGTTTCGTTGCCCTGTGACCATCCAGTGTGGCCACAGTTTCTGCTCCGACTGTCTGCGAGTGTATTGGGGCCCCCAGTCCAGCTGCAGCTGCCCGATCTGCCGGCACCACTTTCCCACCGCCCCCACCCTGACCAAGAATGTGACTCTGAGCCGCATCTGTGAGCTGCTGGCCAGAGGGAAGGATGGAGGGTCTGCcccctctcactgcccctcccacggCTCTGGCCTGGAATTCTTCTGCTGGCAAGAGGGAGTTCTAGTGTGTAGTCAGTGTGCCAGGGAGGGGCACCAGGGGCATCGCATCACCCAGCTGGAGCAGGCGACTCAGGAGGCACAG GAGTCCATGTGGAGGGAGCAGCGGTGGCTGGAGAAGCGACTGGCAGTGGTGGAAGAGGCCGTGGCTGCACAGGCCCAGAAGAAGGACTCCCTGCGG GCCTCGGTGAGGATGACGAGGATGGAGGTGGAGCGGGCTCTGGACGAGGTGATGGGGGTGACGTTGGGGATGCAGGGGTTCCTGGACCAGACGAGCCGCCGGTTGGAGCAGGAGACAGCCAAGGAGAAGTCCCGTCTGGAGTGCATCGCTGACCATCTGCGGGAGCGTCTACAGGATGTCCGGTCCCTGTTCACTCAGGACAGGGTCAAGCTGGTGCAG GGCTGGCAGAAGCTGGGGACGTTCCCAGACTATCAGCTACCTCCAGACAACCAGATAGATGTCTCAGCTGCCTTGAGGGACCTGCCACGGGTGATAACTGACCTCGCAGAGCAAATGCAGGAGCGATTGCAGATCCTCAGTCAGCACATATCTATCCCATCTGAGGGAGCCAGTCCAGAGAAGAGCAGCCCAGCAG ATCATCATCGGATACAGACGCCAGGAGCAGACGACCAGCCAGCTCCACAACCTCTCCACACATCAGAAAGCACTCCTACCGGAACCTTCCAGCCTGACAGCAGCGTGGACACCACCACGCATGTGGATAAATGGGCCATGGACACACCTGTTGACAGAGGTGGAGCAG CAGCCATCTTCCCTATGTCCATGTCAGAGTCGACGGTGGAACCACAACCCTTCACCAAACCTGAAACCATAGAGCAGCTGCTGCAGT ATGCCACGAAGCTGACCTTCGACCTGAGCACAGCCTCGGTACAGCTACGGATTGCAGAGAATGGCCGCGCTGCCACAAACTCTTGGCCAGAGAAGCAGCCATACTGTGATGGGCCTGACCGGTTCCAGCGCCTTCCCCAGGTGCTGGCGAGGCCAGAGCTGGGAGGCCGCCATTACTGGGAGTTGTCCTTCAGCGGGGGCACTGTAATGGTGGGCCTCGCTCACAACTCCCTGGACCGCAGGAGCCGGGGTCAGGCCTGCATGCTGGGCCGCAATGCCAACTCCTGGTGCCTGGAGCTGTCCTCTGGCACTGCCACCCCCTGGCACCAAGGCCAGCCAGGGCCTACAATTCAGGCCTCCTGCTCCCACCTTGGCCTCTTCCTCGACCTGCCACAGCAATCCCTTGCCTTCTACGGCCTGGCTCACGGCCTGGTTCTGCTCCATCGCTGCTTCGGCcccttcccttccaccctgctccccgCCTTTTACATCAGCAAGGGGGCTACCATTCACATTCGGTTGCCAGGGTAG
- the LOC138760273 gene encoding E3 ubiquitin-protein ligase TRIM65-like isoform X4, translating into MDIQEELCCSICQSLFRCPVTIQCGHSFCSDCLRVYWGPQSSCSCPICRHHFPTAPTLTKNVTLSRICELLARGKDGGSAPSHCPSHGSGLEFFCWQEGVLVCSQCAREGHQGHRITQLEQATQEAQESMWREQRWLEKRLAVVEEAVAAQAQKKDSLRGWQKLGTFPDYQLPPDNQIDVSAALRDLPRVITDLAEQMQERLQILSQHISIPSEGASPEKSSPADHHRIQTPGADDQPAPQPLHTSESTPTGTFQPDSSVDTTTHVDKWAMDTPVDRGGAAAIFPMSMSESTVEPQPFTKPETIEQLLQYATKLTFDLSTASVQLRIAENGRAATNSWPEKQPYCDGPDRFQRLPQVLARPELGGRHYWELSFSGGTVMVGLAHNSLDRRSRGQACMLGRNANSWCLELSSGTATPWHQGQPGPTIQASCSHLGLFLDLPQQSLAFYGLAHGLVLLHRCFGPFPSTLLPAFYISKGATIHIRLPG; encoded by the exons ATGGATATCCAGGAGGAGCTGTGTTGCTCCATCTGCCAGAGCCTGTTTCGTTGCCCTGTGACCATCCAGTGTGGCCACAGTTTCTGCTCCGACTGTCTGCGAGTGTATTGGGGCCCCCAGTCCAGCTGCAGCTGCCCGATCTGCCGGCACCACTTTCCCACCGCCCCCACCCTGACCAAGAATGTGACTCTGAGCCGCATCTGTGAGCTGCTGGCCAGAGGGAAGGATGGAGGGTCTGCcccctctcactgcccctcccacggCTCTGGCCTGGAATTCTTCTGCTGGCAAGAGGGAGTTCTAGTGTGTAGTCAGTGTGCCAGGGAGGGGCACCAGGGGCATCGCATCACCCAGCTGGAGCAGGCGACTCAGGAGGCACAG GAGTCCATGTGGAGGGAGCAGCGGTGGCTGGAGAAGCGACTGGCAGTGGTGGAAGAGGCCGTGGCTGCACAGGCCCAGAAGAAGGACTCCCTGCGG GGCTGGCAGAAGCTGGGGACGTTCCCAGACTATCAGCTACCTCCAGACAACCAGATAGATGTCTCAGCTGCCTTGAGGGACCTGCCACGGGTGATAACTGACCTCGCAGAGCAAATGCAGGAGCGATTGCAGATCCTCAGTCAGCACATATCTATCCCATCTGAGGGAGCCAGTCCAGAGAAGAGCAGCCCAGCAG ATCATCATCGGATACAGACGCCAGGAGCAGACGACCAGCCAGCTCCACAACCTCTCCACACATCAGAAAGCACTCCTACCGGAACCTTCCAGCCTGACAGCAGCGTGGACACCACCACGCATGTGGATAAATGGGCCATGGACACACCTGTTGACAGAGGTGGAGCAG CAGCCATCTTCCCTATGTCCATGTCAGAGTCGACGGTGGAACCACAACCCTTCACCAAACCTGAAACCATAGAGCAGCTGCTGCAGT ATGCCACGAAGCTGACCTTCGACCTGAGCACAGCCTCGGTACAGCTACGGATTGCAGAGAATGGCCGCGCTGCCACAAACTCTTGGCCAGAGAAGCAGCCATACTGTGATGGGCCTGACCGGTTCCAGCGCCTTCCCCAGGTGCTGGCGAGGCCAGAGCTGGGAGGCCGCCATTACTGGGAGTTGTCCTTCAGCGGGGGCACTGTAATGGTGGGCCTCGCTCACAACTCCCTGGACCGCAGGAGCCGGGGTCAGGCCTGCATGCTGGGCCGCAATGCCAACTCCTGGTGCCTGGAGCTGTCCTCTGGCACTGCCACCCCCTGGCACCAAGGCCAGCCAGGGCCTACAATTCAGGCCTCCTGCTCCCACCTTGGCCTCTTCCTCGACCTGCCACAGCAATCCCTTGCCTTCTACGGCCTGGCTCACGGCCTGGTTCTGCTCCATCGCTGCTTCGGCcccttcccttccaccctgctccccgCCTTTTACATCAGCAAGGGGGCTACCATTCACATTCGGTTGCCAGGGTAG
- the LOC138760273 gene encoding E3 ubiquitin-protein ligase TRIM65-like isoform X2, whose translation MDIQEELCCSICQSLFRCPVTIQCGHSFCSDCLRVYWGPQSSCSCPICRHHFPTAPTLTKNVTLSRICELLARGKDGGSAPSHCPSHGSGLEFFCWQEGVLVCSQCAREGHQGHRITQLEQATQEAQESMWREQRWLEKRLAVVEEAVAAQAQKKDSLRASVRMTRMEVERALDEVMGVTLGMQGFLDQTSRRLEQETAKEKSRLECIADHLRERLQDVRSLFTQDRVKLVQGWQKLGTFPDYQLPPDNQIDVSAALRDLPRVITDLAEQMQERLQILSQHISIPSEGASPEKSSPADHHRIQTPGADDQPAPQPLHTSESTPTGTFQPDSSVDTTTHVDKWAMDTPVDRGGAAIFPMSMSESTVEPQPFTKPETIEQLLQYATKLTFDLSTASVQLRIAENGRAATNSWPEKQPYCDGPDRFQRLPQVLARPELGGRHYWELSFSGGTVMVGLAHNSLDRRSRGQACMLGRNANSWCLELSSGTATPWHQGQPGPTIQASCSHLGLFLDLPQQSLAFYGLAHGLVLLHRCFGPFPSTLLPAFYISKGATIHIRLPG comes from the exons ATGGATATCCAGGAGGAGCTGTGTTGCTCCATCTGCCAGAGCCTGTTTCGTTGCCCTGTGACCATCCAGTGTGGCCACAGTTTCTGCTCCGACTGTCTGCGAGTGTATTGGGGCCCCCAGTCCAGCTGCAGCTGCCCGATCTGCCGGCACCACTTTCCCACCGCCCCCACCCTGACCAAGAATGTGACTCTGAGCCGCATCTGTGAGCTGCTGGCCAGAGGGAAGGATGGAGGGTCTGCcccctctcactgcccctcccacggCTCTGGCCTGGAATTCTTCTGCTGGCAAGAGGGAGTTCTAGTGTGTAGTCAGTGTGCCAGGGAGGGGCACCAGGGGCATCGCATCACCCAGCTGGAGCAGGCGACTCAGGAGGCACAG GAGTCCATGTGGAGGGAGCAGCGGTGGCTGGAGAAGCGACTGGCAGTGGTGGAAGAGGCCGTGGCTGCACAGGCCCAGAAGAAGGACTCCCTGCGG GCCTCGGTGAGGATGACGAGGATGGAGGTGGAGCGGGCTCTGGACGAGGTGATGGGGGTGACGTTGGGGATGCAGGGGTTCCTGGACCAGACGAGCCGCCGGTTGGAGCAGGAGACAGCCAAGGAGAAGTCCCGTCTGGAGTGCATCGCTGACCATCTGCGGGAGCGTCTACAGGATGTCCGGTCCCTGTTCACTCAGGACAGGGTCAAGCTGGTGCAG GGCTGGCAGAAGCTGGGGACGTTCCCAGACTATCAGCTACCTCCAGACAACCAGATAGATGTCTCAGCTGCCTTGAGGGACCTGCCACGGGTGATAACTGACCTCGCAGAGCAAATGCAGGAGCGATTGCAGATCCTCAGTCAGCACATATCTATCCCATCTGAGGGAGCCAGTCCAGAGAAGAGCAGCCCAGCAG ATCATCATCGGATACAGACGCCAGGAGCAGACGACCAGCCAGCTCCACAACCTCTCCACACATCAGAAAGCACTCCTACCGGAACCTTCCAGCCTGACAGCAGCGTGGACACCACCACGCATGTGGATAAATGGGCCATGGACACACCTGTTGACAGAGGTGGAGCAG CCATCTTCCCTATGTCCATGTCAGAGTCGACGGTGGAACCACAACCCTTCACCAAACCTGAAACCATAGAGCAGCTGCTGCAGT ATGCCACGAAGCTGACCTTCGACCTGAGCACAGCCTCGGTACAGCTACGGATTGCAGAGAATGGCCGCGCTGCCACAAACTCTTGGCCAGAGAAGCAGCCATACTGTGATGGGCCTGACCGGTTCCAGCGCCTTCCCCAGGTGCTGGCGAGGCCAGAGCTGGGAGGCCGCCATTACTGGGAGTTGTCCTTCAGCGGGGGCACTGTAATGGTGGGCCTCGCTCACAACTCCCTGGACCGCAGGAGCCGGGGTCAGGCCTGCATGCTGGGCCGCAATGCCAACTCCTGGTGCCTGGAGCTGTCCTCTGGCACTGCCACCCCCTGGCACCAAGGCCAGCCAGGGCCTACAATTCAGGCCTCCTGCTCCCACCTTGGCCTCTTCCTCGACCTGCCACAGCAATCCCTTGCCTTCTACGGCCTGGCTCACGGCCTGGTTCTGCTCCATCGCTGCTTCGGCcccttcccttccaccctgctccccgCCTTTTACATCAGCAAGGGGGCTACCATTCACATTCGGTTGCCAGGGTAG